Proteins encoded within one genomic window of Brenneria nigrifluens DSM 30175 = ATCC 13028:
- a CDS encoding aldolase/citrate lyase family protein, whose product MNQQARSKAVSWLFVAGHDRATLAQAIDTQPGVLVVDLEEFTPPGEKDAACRLFAETAEMCRRRAIGCAIRLDRLAQGGETQLAAIAAAAPDAVFLPQIEDARQLIELDELMTRHGLTDGAIVPTIESREGLARLEAVLTATGRVRAALLGSGDLSLDMGIADDPRRMAHLLPLRRQFIERCRRHGAEAIDGPWPKNIGEDGFADDCEQSLRAGYRSRCAIAPEQVRYWQSLNIRTDHNKDYLTPWSK is encoded by the coding sequence ATGAACCAACAAGCGAGAAGCAAAGCGGTAAGCTGGCTATTCGTCGCCGGACACGACAGGGCGACGCTGGCGCAGGCCATTGATACGCAGCCGGGCGTGCTGGTGGTGGATCTGGAAGAGTTTACCCCGCCGGGCGAAAAAGACGCGGCCTGCCGGCTGTTTGCCGAGACGGCGGAGATGTGCCGCCGCCGCGCCATCGGCTGCGCCATCCGGCTGGATCGCCTGGCGCAGGGCGGAGAGACGCAGCTGGCGGCGATTGCCGCCGCCGCGCCGGACGCGGTGTTCCTGCCGCAGATTGAGGACGCGCGGCAGTTGATTGAACTGGATGAACTGATGACGCGCCACGGCTTAACCGACGGCGCCATCGTGCCGACCATTGAAAGCCGTGAGGGATTGGCGCGCCTTGAGGCGGTTTTGACGGCGACCGGGCGGGTCAGGGCCGCGCTGTTGGGCAGCGGCGATTTATCGCTGGATATGGGCATTGCCGACGATCCGCGCCGCATGGCGCATTTATTGCCGCTGCGCCGTCAGTTTATCGAGCGCTGCCGGCGCCACGGCGCGGAGGCGATCGACGGCCCCTGGCCGAAAAATATCGGCGAAGACGGCTTTGCCGATGATTGCGAACAGTCCCTGCGCGCAGGCTATCGCTCACGTTGCGCCATTGCGCCTGAACAGGTGCGCTATTGGCAGTCGCTGAATATCCGTACGGACCATAACAAAGATTATTTAACACCCTGGAGTAAATAA
- a CDS encoding ABC transporter permease has product MLRFALKRLLVAALVALAVSAISFALAYLAGDPAIAIAGSGASARDAELVRQLYGFDRPLPEQYLRWIGGILQGNLGNSYYFNMPVGQIIGERIPVTLLLGVSAFLLALAVSIPLGVLGALKPGGIVDRLALLIAVTGQAIPSFWLGLILIVIFGVWLGVVPISGADSWQGYLLPVIVLSYYATPALMRLMRASMMDVMQADYIRTARSKGIGMRAVVTRHAMRNAILALVSVAAVQLGILLSGSIVIESVFALNGLGRLAWESLLRSDLPVVQGIILILSLIYVVLTTLADLINAWLDPRIRES; this is encoded by the coding sequence ATGCTGAGATTCGCACTAAAAAGATTGCTGGTCGCCGCGCTGGTCGCGCTGGCGGTATCGGCAATCAGTTTTGCGCTGGCCTATCTGGCCGGCGATCCGGCCATCGCCATTGCCGGATCGGGAGCCAGCGCCAGAGACGCCGAGCTGGTGCGCCAGCTTTATGGTTTCGACCGCCCGCTGCCGGAACAGTATCTGCGCTGGATTGGCGGCATACTGCAAGGCAATCTGGGCAACAGTTACTACTTCAACATGCCGGTCGGCCAGATTATCGGCGAACGTATTCCGGTTACGCTGCTGCTGGGCGTCAGCGCGTTCCTGCTGGCGCTGGCGGTTTCCATTCCGCTGGGGGTGCTGGGGGCGCTGAAGCCCGGCGGCATCGTCGACAGGCTGGCGCTGCTGATTGCGGTGACCGGGCAGGCGATCCCCAGCTTCTGGCTCGGCCTGATCCTGATCGTGATTTTCGGCGTCTGGCTGGGCGTGGTGCCGATTTCCGGCGCCGATAGCTGGCAGGGCTATCTGCTGCCGGTGATTGTGCTGAGCTACTACGCGACGCCGGCGCTGATGCGGCTGATGCGGGCCAGCATGATGGACGTGATGCAGGCCGATTACATCCGCACGGCGCGCTCGAAGGGGATCGGTATGCGGGCCGTGGTGACGCGTCACGCTATGCGTAACGCCATTCTGGCGCTGGTTTCCGTCGCGGCGGTTCAGCTCGGCATCCTGCTGTCCGGTTCGATTGTCATTGAAAGCGTGTTTGCCCTCAACGGATTGGGGCGTCTGGCCTGGGAATCGCTGTTGCGCAGCGATTTACCGGTGGTGCAGGGGATTATTCTGATCCTGTCGTTAATCTATGTGGTGCTGACCACGCTGGCCGACTTGATTAATGCCTGGCTTGACCCGCGGATTAGGGAGTCCTGA
- a CDS encoding DctP family TRAP transporter solute-binding subunit: protein MKSNHKVAALIASALLFSWHANAIELKLGHVLPTSHNWNIAASGFADDVQKQTDGRVSIKLFPNGQLGNEKNLVEGLQIGSLQAGIIGCGSLQPIDAKFGIVELPYSWPNRQAAYAAYDGELGNKLETLAEKYRLKILSWWENGYRHVTNNRAPIAGPDDLAGLKIRVTPDKMRLDSFTALGASPAPLAFGELYSALQQRVFDAQENPLSIIDSSSLFEVQKYLSLTGHVWAPACLVMSESSWKRISPQDQATLQALADKWRDEQRRMTRQDDKDLIGKLQEKGMQINEVDPKPFAARVQSVWQTYQQVFGPELIDEVKRYSAQ, encoded by the coding sequence ATGAAAAGTAATCATAAAGTAGCCGCGTTAATTGCATCCGCATTATTATTTTCGTGGCATGCCAATGCCATTGAATTAAAACTGGGACATGTTTTACCGACCAGCCATAACTGGAATATCGCCGCTTCCGGTTTTGCCGACGATGTGCAAAAGCAAACCGACGGCCGGGTAAGCATAAAACTTTTTCCTAACGGGCAATTAGGAAATGAAAAAAACCTGGTCGAAGGTTTACAAATAGGCAGTCTGCAAGCCGGAATAATTGGCTGTGGTTCGCTTCAGCCTATTGATGCCAAATTCGGCATTGTCGAACTGCCTTATTCCTGGCCGAATCGTCAGGCGGCCTATGCGGCCTATGATGGCGAATTAGGCAATAAACTGGAAACGCTGGCTGAAAAATACCGTTTAAAAATCCTGTCCTGGTGGGAAAACGGTTATCGCCACGTCACCAATAACCGTGCTCCGATCGCGGGTCCTGACGATTTGGCGGGCCTGAAGATTCGCGTCACGCCGGATAAGATGCGTCTGGACAGTTTTACCGCGCTGGGCGCCAGCCCCGCCCCGCTGGCGTTTGGCGAGCTTTACTCAGCATTGCAACAGCGGGTGTTCGACGCACAGGAAAACCCGCTCTCCATTATCGATTCCTCATCACTGTTTGAAGTGCAGAAATACCTTTCCCTGACCGGCCATGTGTGGGCGCCCGCCTGTTTGGTGATGTCTGAATCCAGTTGGAAACGGATTTCTCCGCAGGATCAGGCCACGTTGCAGGCGCTGGCCGATAAGTGGCGCGATGAGCAGCGGCGGATGACCCGGCAGGACGACAAGGATCTGATCGGCAAACTGCAAGAGAAAGGCATGCAGATTAATGAGGTTGATCCCAAACCTTTCGCCGCGCGCGTACAGAGCGTCTGGCAAACCTATCAACAGGTATTCGGGCCGGAATTGATCGATGAAGTCAAACGTTACAGCGCGCAGTGA
- a CDS encoding ABC transporter substrate-binding protein, whose amino-acid sequence MTQKKTLLASLLGATLALSALHSAPALAGKADDTLNVAFSDEPEPLDSYKIAGRQGLIIARHIYDGLLYKDLSSGEIKPALAESWRFTDDKTLEFVLRKGVKFHNGADFSADDVIATLNTVIKPEYGTRFQISVDWIASVEKVDDYTVRIHMAKPFAGAVEMLADALPVYPHAYFAEKGSAGMAERPVGTGPYKLVEQTPGVRYVLERFDGHYAGSPKGKPAIKHIVIRTIPEMNTQYAELMSGKLDWIWRVPPDQAKRLANRVSIINAPIMRIGYISLATGGDTPIAQPLVRKAMLHAINRQQIAKVFGGESSQVLNSACNPLQFGCEQDVAVYGYDPQKARDLLKEAGYPNGFELEMVFAAMPRPVAEAVSSDLAKVGIRVRLNENQFAAAVQKWRAGTLPALMSNWGSYGIGDVAFILSNYFGGGDDDMIKDDELAAWLKVADSSPDSDVRKQNYSLALKKIADQAYWIPLYNYNINYGLSKDLNFTPQPDEFARWWLSSWK is encoded by the coding sequence ATGACGCAGAAAAAAACGCTGCTGGCTTCACTGCTTGGCGCCACGCTGGCCCTTTCCGCACTCCACAGCGCGCCCGCGCTGGCCGGGAAAGCGGATGATACGCTGAACGTAGCCTTTTCCGACGAGCCCGAACCGTTGGATTCCTACAAAATCGCCGGACGGCAAGGGCTGATCATTGCCCGCCACATCTATGACGGCCTGTTGTACAAGGATCTGAGCAGCGGCGAAATCAAACCGGCGCTGGCGGAGTCCTGGAGATTCACCGATGACAAAACCCTCGAATTCGTGCTGCGCAAAGGGGTGAAATTCCATAACGGCGCCGATTTCAGCGCCGATGACGTTATCGCCACGCTGAATACCGTGATCAAGCCAGAGTACGGCACCCGTTTCCAAATCTCCGTGGACTGGATCGCCAGCGTGGAGAAAGTGGATGACTATACCGTACGCATTCATATGGCCAAGCCGTTTGCCGGCGCGGTAGAGATGCTGGCCGATGCGCTGCCCGTCTACCCGCACGCCTATTTTGCCGAGAAAGGGTCGGCGGGCATGGCGGAGCGACCGGTCGGCACCGGGCCGTATAAGCTGGTTGAGCAGACGCCGGGCGTGCGTTATGTGCTGGAGCGTTTCGACGGCCACTACGCCGGCAGCCCGAAAGGGAAACCGGCGATCAAACATATTGTGATCCGCACCATCCCGGAGATGAATACCCAATACGCGGAACTGATGTCCGGCAAGCTGGACTGGATCTGGCGCGTACCGCCCGATCAGGCCAAACGGCTGGCGAACCGGGTAAGCATCATTAACGCGCCGATTATGCGTATCGGCTATATCAGCCTGGCCACCGGCGGCGACACGCCAATCGCCCAGCCGCTGGTGCGCAAAGCCATGCTGCATGCGATTAACCGCCAGCAGATCGCCAAGGTGTTCGGCGGCGAGTCTTCACAGGTGCTGAACTCCGCCTGTAATCCGTTGCAGTTCGGCTGTGAGCAGGATGTCGCCGTCTATGGCTACGATCCGCAAAAAGCCAGGGATTTGCTGAAAGAGGCGGGCTATCCGAACGGTTTTGAACTGGAGATGGTGTTTGCCGCCATGCCGCGGCCGGTGGCGGAAGCGGTATCCTCCGATCTGGCCAAAGTGGGCATTCGCGTGCGTTTGAATGAAAACCAGTTCGCGGCGGCGGTGCAGAAATGGCGCGCCGGGACGTTGCCGGCGCTAATGTCCAACTGGGGCAGCTACGGTATTGGCGATGTGGCCTTCATTCTGTCCAACTATTTCGGCGGCGGCGATGACGACATGATCAAGGATGACGAGTTGGCGGCGTGGCTGAAAGTGGCGGACAGCTCGCCGGACAGCGACGTGCGCAAGCAGAACTACAGTCTGGCGCTGAAAAAGATCGCCGACCAGGCCTACTGGATACCGCTGTATAATTACAATATCAACTACGGCCTGTCGAAAGATTTGAATTTTACGCCGCAGCCGGATGAGTTCGCCCGCTGGTGGCTGTCAAGCTGGAAGTAA
- a CDS encoding ABC transporter permease — translation MSQLDSSPVAAENQPARRSLKRFRKTGIIIGGGILLLMIAIALLAPWLAPYDPIAQDLDNRLALPFWQAAESGGHWLGTDQLGRDYLSRLLYGTRISLGIGIGVVVVAGVIGTSLGVLAGYFGGRVDMLISFLITTRLSLPIVLVALAAVALKGASIMTLVTILGLLVWDQFAIVTRARTQSLRNEAFVRAARAVGASHVFIMLREILPNLRNTIIVIATLEVANVILLESALSFLGLGVRPPTPSWGLMIAEGRDNILFESWLIALPGGALCLLVLAVNLFGDGLRDVMGAGVKR, via the coding sequence ATGTCACAGTTAGATTCTTCGCCGGTGGCGGCGGAAAACCAGCCTGCGCGCCGTAGTCTGAAGCGTTTTCGCAAGACCGGCATTATTATCGGCGGCGGCATCCTGTTGCTGATGATCGCCATTGCGCTGCTGGCGCCGTGGCTGGCGCCTTACGATCCCATCGCCCAGGATCTCGACAACCGGCTGGCGCTGCCGTTCTGGCAGGCGGCGGAGAGCGGCGGCCACTGGCTCGGCACCGACCAGCTCGGACGCGACTATTTGTCGCGTTTGCTATACGGCACCCGCATCTCGCTGGGTATCGGCATTGGCGTGGTGGTGGTCGCCGGGGTTATCGGCACCTCGCTGGGGGTGCTGGCCGGCTATTTCGGCGGCCGCGTCGATATGCTGATCAGCTTTCTGATCACCACGCGCCTGTCGCTGCCGATCGTACTGGTGGCGCTGGCGGCGGTGGCGCTGAAAGGGGCGTCGATCATGACGCTGGTGACCATTCTCGGCCTGCTGGTGTGGGATCAGTTCGCCATCGTGACCCGCGCCAGAACCCAGTCGCTGCGCAACGAGGCGTTTGTGCGCGCGGCACGGGCGGTGGGCGCGTCCCATGTGTTTATCATGCTGCGGGAAATTCTGCCGAACCTGCGCAATACCATTATCGTTATCGCCACGCTGGAAGTGGCCAATGTGATCCTGCTGGAGTCCGCGCTCTCCTTTCTCGGTCTGGGCGTCAGGCCGCCCACGCCCTCCTGGGGGCTGATGATCGCCGAAGGGCGCGATAACATTTTGTTCGAGTCGTGGCTGATTGCGCTGCCGGGCGGGGCGCTCTGCCTGCTGGTGCTGGCGGTCAATCTGTTCGGCGACGGTCTGCGCGATGTGATGGGGGCGGGGGTGAAACGATGA
- a CDS encoding TRAP transporter small permease, whose product MKSNVTARSDAGGVMINRISSLFIVVAAIGIASLAILMGWAICMRWFWGSTPQWAEELPEIVLVWATMLGMAYCSQRRSHLNAGLLGLWLRNRNRQHAVHQLMQVVLVVFMLLLAKAGWDLTVLTMEQKTTALQWPVGVVYGSVPLSCLAVVLINLGQLFRTRGRHE is encoded by the coding sequence ATGAAGTCAAACGTTACAGCGCGCAGTGATGCGGGAGGGGTGATGATCAACCGTATCTCAAGCTTGTTTATCGTTGTCGCGGCCATCGGCATCGCGTCGCTGGCAATATTGATGGGCTGGGCGATCTGCATGCGTTGGTTCTGGGGCAGCACGCCGCAATGGGCGGAGGAACTGCCGGAAATCGTACTGGTGTGGGCCACCATGCTGGGGATGGCCTATTGCAGCCAGCGCCGCAGTCATCTCAATGCGGGGCTGCTGGGGCTGTGGCTGCGTAACCGCAATCGGCAGCACGCCGTTCACCAGCTTATGCAGGTTGTGCTGGTGGTATTCATGCTGCTGCTGGCGAAAGCCGGCTGGGATTTAACCGTGCTGACGATGGAGCAAAAAACCACCGCGCTGCAATGGCCGGTCGGGGTGGTGTATGGCAGCGTACCGCTGAGTTGCCTTGCCGTCGTGCTGATTAATCTCGGCCAGCTTTTCAGAACAAGGGGGCGTCATGAGTGA
- a CDS encoding thiamine pyrophosphate-binding protein — protein sequence MQNPSQVSRNGGQILLEQLREQGAKRIFLVPGESFLPCIDAFNEHTDGIQSVVCRQEGGAAYMAEAYGKMTGEPGICMVTRGPGATNASIGVHTAYQDSTPMILFVGQVGNDFIEREAFQEVDYRRMFGQMAKWVAQIDRTERIPEYVARAWAVATSGRPGPVVLALPEDVLWGESDAAIVAARPRLESYPGAEQMAELEARLKQARRPFLLVGGSGWSAQAQQQLQQFARRFDLPVGVAWRRLECYDQRDDQFVGHVGYAMHDALRRQLRDSDLIVAVGTRIGEATSEGYSWIASPTPRQTLVHIYPDPEELGHVYRPALAINASVNAFAAALQGLSPAAEPVWKQLRAQARDAYLATLNPLPSPGALSLDRVANIVGAVLDGQGCITVGAGNYALYPHRYVPFAGLGSSLAPTVGAMGYGLPAAISYKLQNPDSPAVCFAGDGCFQMNMQELGVALQYQLGVVVLVFNNGMWGTIRAHQEHHFPGREVALRFTNPAFARLAEAYDGLGIVVEDTDAFEAAFREALRFAAQKRRPAIVELRYDGNGIAPGVLLSEIQQQAMVKQGEEA from the coding sequence ATGCAGAACCCCTCTCAAGTTTCCCGTAATGGCGGTCAGATCCTGTTGGAACAACTGCGTGAACAGGGCGCTAAACGCATATTTCTGGTGCCGGGCGAGAGTTTTCTTCCCTGCATTGACGCGTTCAACGAACATACCGACGGCATCCAGTCGGTGGTTTGCCGCCAGGAAGGCGGCGCGGCTTATATGGCGGAAGCCTATGGAAAAATGACCGGCGAGCCGGGTATTTGTATGGTGACGCGCGGGCCGGGCGCCACCAACGCCTCGATCGGCGTGCATACCGCCTATCAGGATTCAACGCCGATGATCCTGTTCGTGGGACAGGTGGGGAACGATTTTATCGAACGCGAAGCGTTTCAGGAGGTCGACTACCGCCGCATGTTCGGCCAGATGGCGAAATGGGTGGCGCAGATCGACCGTACCGAGCGCATTCCTGAATATGTGGCGCGCGCCTGGGCGGTGGCCACCAGCGGCCGTCCGGGGCCGGTGGTGCTGGCGCTGCCGGAAGACGTGCTGTGGGGGGAATCGGACGCCGCCATCGTGGCGGCCCGGCCGCGGCTGGAGAGCTATCCCGGCGCCGAGCAGATGGCGGAGCTGGAAGCGCGGTTGAAACAGGCGCGGCGTCCTTTCCTGCTGGTGGGCGGCAGCGGCTGGAGCGCGCAGGCGCAGCAGCAGTTGCAGCAGTTCGCCCGCCGTTTTGATCTACCGGTCGGGGTGGCCTGGCGGCGTCTGGAGTGCTACGACCAGCGCGACGATCAGTTTGTCGGCCATGTGGGTTACGCCATGCACGACGCCCTGCGCCGGCAACTGCGCGACAGCGATCTGATCGTTGCCGTCGGTACGCGCATCGGCGAAGCCACCAGCGAAGGCTATAGCTGGATCGCCTCGCCGACGCCGCGGCAGACGCTGGTTCATATTTATCCCGATCCTGAAGAACTGGGGCACGTTTACCGGCCGGCGCTGGCCATCAATGCCAGCGTCAACGCCTTTGCCGCCGCGTTGCAAGGGCTGTCTCCGGCGGCCGAGCCGGTCTGGAAGCAACTGCGCGCTCAGGCCCGCGACGCCTATCTGGCGACCCTCAATCCGCTGCCGTCGCCGGGGGCGCTGAGTCTTGACCGGGTGGCGAACATCGTCGGCGCGGTGCTGGACGGTCAGGGCTGCATCACCGTCGGCGCCGGCAACTATGCGCTGTACCCGCACCGTTACGTCCCCTTCGCCGGGCTGGGCAGTTCGCTGGCACCGACGGTGGGCGCGATGGGCTACGGGCTGCCGGCGGCCATCTCTTACAAGCTGCAGAACCCGGACAGTCCGGCGGTCTGCTTTGCCGGCGACGGCTGTTTTCAGATGAACATGCAGGAGCTGGGCGTGGCGCTGCAATATCAGCTTGGCGTGGTGGTGCTGGTGTTTAACAACGGTATGTGGGGCACCATCCGCGCCCATCAGGAGCATCACTTCCCCGGCCGCGAAGTGGCGCTACGCTTTACTAATCCGGCGTTCGCCCGGCTGGCGGAAGCCTATGACGGACTGGGCATAGTGGTTGAGGATACCGACGCGTTCGAGGCGGCGTTCCGTGAGGCGCTGCGCTTTGCCGCGCAGAAACGGCGTCCGGCGATCGTCGAACTGCGTTATGACGGCAACGGCATCGCGCCCGGCGTGCTGCTCAGTGAGATACAACAACAGGCTATGGTGAAACAGGGGGAAGAGGCATGA
- a CDS encoding RraA family protein, with translation MSLPHDVTASLIEQLLQVETATLGHLLDQGFMPPRIQCVLPVSVRCCGPALTVSLPEDDGYSLPLALAAAHVGDILVIERVNDDRHACWGAVMTAAARQAGIAAVILDGYITDLSAICVDGFPVWCKGRSPLTTKRGKTGGTVNRPVTCGGVRVCPGDLVLADENGVVALPAEQMARYAEEAIRIQRQEPLIIEKLRQGVSLAEIYRHQH, from the coding sequence ATGTCTTTACCGCATGACGTGACGGCGTCACTGATTGAACAGTTGTTACAGGTGGAAACGGCCACGCTGGGCCACCTGCTGGATCAGGGATTTATGCCTCCCCGGATACAGTGCGTGCTGCCGGTCAGCGTACGCTGCTGCGGCCCGGCGCTTACCGTGTCGCTGCCGGAGGACGATGGCTACAGCCTGCCGCTGGCGCTGGCGGCCGCGCATGTGGGGGACATATTGGTGATTGAGCGCGTCAACGACGATCGCCACGCCTGCTGGGGGGCGGTGATGACGGCGGCCGCACGGCAGGCGGGCATCGCCGCGGTGATCCTGGACGGTTACATCACCGACCTGTCCGCCATTTGCGTCGACGGCTTTCCCGTCTGGTGCAAAGGGCGTTCGCCGCTGACCACCAAACGGGGTAAAACCGGCGGTACGGTCAACCGGCCGGTGACCTGCGGCGGCGTCCGCGTCTGCCCCGGCGACCTGGTGCTGGCGGATGAAAATGGGGTTGTCGCGCTGCCGGCGGAGCAGATGGCGCGCTACGCGGAGGAGGCGATCCGCATTCAGCGGCAGGAGCCGCTGATTATCGAGAAATTGCGGCAGGGCGTTAGCCTGGCCGAGATTTACCGCCATCAACACTGA
- a CDS encoding aldehyde dehydrogenase, with the protein MSDYSLAYWRQAAAELTYEGRAWIGGGYTDAENGAVLPSINPATGDKLTDIADCGEADVDRAVRHARQAFDSGVWSRASPAERRKTLERLAQLMEENSETLALLETLDMGKPIGDSMAFDIPESIRCLRFYAGAIETATDEVLPTPEDVLATVVREPVGVVAAVVPWNFPLMIACWKLAPALAAGNSVIVKPAEQSSLSVLKLAELARQAGIPDGVLQVVTGRGVVAGRALGLHMAVDCLAFTGSTATGKHFMRYAADSNLKRVWLECGGKSPHLVFANCRRLEQAAAVAAAAIFINQGEVCIAGSRLYVEDSIYDRFMEQLLHEAGNYLPGDPLDPQTRVGAMVDGAQYQRVLDGINEALAAGANCLTPLPAQAGGLFLNPTILACDNGNIAMRREIFGPVLGVGRFSGEDEALALANDTDYGLGAGLWTDDLSQAHRVARRLNSGMVWVNCYADGAITMPFGGRKQSGFGRDKSVHALDKYTDPKSTWIQLAR; encoded by the coding sequence ATGAGCGACTATTCTCTGGCGTACTGGCGGCAGGCCGCGGCGGAACTGACTTACGAAGGGCGCGCCTGGATCGGCGGGGGCTATACCGACGCGGAAAACGGCGCGGTGCTGCCCAGCATTAATCCGGCGACCGGCGACAAGCTGACGGACATCGCCGATTGCGGCGAGGCCGATGTGGATCGCGCGGTGCGCCATGCGCGCCAGGCGTTCGACAGCGGCGTCTGGTCGCGCGCGTCGCCCGCCGAGCGGCGTAAAACGCTGGAGCGGCTGGCGCAGCTGATGGAAGAGAACAGCGAAACGCTGGCGCTGCTGGAGACGCTGGATATGGGTAAGCCCATCGGCGACAGCATGGCGTTTGATATCCCCGAATCCATTCGCTGCCTGCGTTTTTATGCCGGCGCGATTGAAACCGCCACCGATGAAGTGCTGCCGACGCCGGAAGATGTGCTGGCCACGGTGGTGCGCGAACCGGTGGGGGTGGTGGCGGCGGTGGTACCGTGGAATTTTCCGCTGATGATCGCCTGCTGGAAACTGGCGCCCGCGCTGGCGGCGGGGAACAGCGTGATTGTGAAACCGGCGGAACAGTCCAGCCTCAGCGTGTTAAAGCTGGCTGAGCTGGCGCGGCAGGCCGGGATACCCGACGGCGTCTTGCAGGTGGTGACCGGACGCGGTGTGGTGGCGGGGCGGGCGCTCGGCCTGCATATGGCGGTGGACTGTCTGGCCTTTACCGGCTCCACCGCCACAGGCAAGCATTTTATGCGTTACGCGGCGGACTCCAATCTGAAGCGTGTCTGGCTGGAGTGCGGCGGCAAATCGCCGCATTTGGTATTCGCCAACTGCCGGCGGCTGGAACAGGCGGCGGCGGTGGCGGCGGCGGCGATCTTCATCAATCAGGGCGAGGTGTGCATCGCCGGTTCACGGCTGTACGTGGAAGACTCGATTTACGACCGTTTTATGGAACAGCTATTGCATGAAGCAGGGAACTATCTGCCGGGCGATCCGCTGGACCCGCAAACAAGGGTGGGGGCGATGGTCGATGGCGCGCAGTATCAACGGGTGCTCGACGGCATCAACGAGGCGCTGGCCGCAGGCGCCAACTGCCTGACGCCGCTGCCGGCGCAGGCCGGCGGGCTGTTCCTCAACCCGACCATTCTGGCTTGCGACAACGGCAATATCGCCATGCGCCGCGAAATTTTCGGCCCGGTGCTGGGCGTAGGCCGCTTCAGCGGTGAAGATGAGGCGCTGGCGTTGGCCAATGATACCGATTACGGCCTGGGCGCCGGTCTGTGGACCGACGATCTTAGTCAGGCGCACCGCGTCGCCCGCCGCCTTAACAGCGGCATGGTATGGGTTAACTGTTATGCCGACGGCGCCATCACCATGCCGTTCGGCGGGCGCAAGCAGTCGGGCTTCGGGCGCGATAAGTCCGTGCACGCGCTGGATAAATATACCGACCCGAAATCAACCTGGATCCAGCTTGCCCGCTGA
- a CDS encoding TRAP transporter large permease, which yields MSDGAWVLIGMFALMLLLDMPVAFGLLVAAMSYLLIFDGAPLMVAAQQYVAGMQSFTLLAIPMFILAAQLMNHAGLTTRIVKLCMASVGDIRGGLAVVAVLACMLFGSLSGSGVADVVAVGGMLLPAMRKEGYAPGFSSALIGTSSSIATVLPPSIVMIVYGTTSNTSIGKLFMGGVIPGLMLAAALVVAALYLSRKHNWAGGRRYSGREKIRAWLDALPALMVPVLIIGGIRMGVFTATEAAISAIAYALVLGVFFYRCISWREIWLSLRETAEISAAILTIIAAAGLFGWGLSYEQVPQAIASLIGNITDSKYTVLLMLMSLLLVLGTFMETIAIIIIVTPIVMPLLQQYGIDPVHFGILLTVNMAIGANTPPLGIDLMAACRVSGITVTETFKPLLVMLFAMLVVLLLLVFIPELVLYLPSRMD from the coding sequence ATGAGTGATGGCGCCTGGGTATTGATTGGCATGTTCGCCCTGATGTTGCTGCTGGATATGCCGGTCGCCTTCGGATTACTGGTGGCGGCGATGAGCTACCTGCTGATCTTCGACGGCGCGCCGTTGATGGTGGCGGCTCAGCAGTATGTGGCGGGTATGCAGAGCTTCACGTTGCTGGCCATCCCGATGTTTATTCTGGCGGCGCAGCTAATGAACCATGCCGGGTTGACGACCCGTATCGTTAAATTGTGCATGGCCAGCGTCGGCGATATTCGCGGCGGTCTGGCTGTGGTCGCGGTATTGGCCTGCATGCTGTTCGGTTCGCTGTCCGGGTCGGGCGTCGCCGACGTGGTGGCGGTTGGCGGCATGTTGCTGCCCGCGATGCGCAAAGAAGGCTACGCGCCGGGCTTCAGCAGCGCGCTGATCGGCACGTCAAGCTCTATTGCCACGGTGTTGCCGCCCAGTATCGTGATGATCGTCTACGGCACCACTTCCAATACCTCCATCGGCAAACTGTTTATGGGCGGGGTGATCCCCGGTCTGATGCTGGCCGCCGCGCTGGTCGTCGCCGCGCTCTATCTGTCGCGCAAACATAACTGGGCCGGCGGCCGCCGCTACTCCGGCAGGGAAAAAATCCGCGCCTGGCTCGATGCGCTGCCGGCCCTGATGGTGCCGGTACTGATCATCGGCGGTATCCGCATGGGGGTATTCACCGCCACCGAGGCGGCGATATCCGCCATTGCCTATGCCCTGGTGCTGGGGGTTTTCTTTTACCGCTGTATTTCATGGCGGGAAATCTGGCTTTCGCTGCGGGAAACGGCGGAAATCAGCGCCGCGATTTTAACCATCATCGCCGCGGCGGGGTTGTTTGGCTGGGGACTGAGCTATGAACAGGTTCCCCAGGCGATAGCCTCGCTAATCGGCAATATCACCGATAGCAAATATACCGTGTTGCTGATGCTGATGAGCTTGCTGCTGGTTTTGGGAACCTTTATGGAAACCATCGCCATCATCATTATCGTCACGCCGATAGTCATGCCTCTGTTACAGCAGTACGGCATCGATCCGGTTCACTTCGGCATCCTGCTCACCGTCAATATGGCGATTGGCGCGAATACCCCGCCGCTGGGCATCGATCTGATGGCCGCTTGCCGCGTATCCGGCATCACGGTCACCGAAACCTTTAAGCCCCTGCTGGTGATGCTGTTTGCCATGCTGGTGGTATTGCTGCTGCTGGTGTTTATTCCCGAGCTGGTGCTGTATCTCCCTTCGCGGATGGACTAA